The following proteins are co-located in the Triticum aestivum cultivar Chinese Spring chromosome 1A, IWGSC CS RefSeq v2.1, whole genome shotgun sequence genome:
- the LOC123064940 gene encoding histone H3.2 gives MARTKQTARKSTGGKAPRKQLATKAARKSAPATGGVKKPHRFRPGTVALREIRKYQKSTELLIRKLPFQRLVREIAQDFKTDLRFQSSAVSALQEAAESYLVGLFEDTNLCAIHAKRVTIMPKDIQLARRIRGERA, from the coding sequence ATGGCCCGCACCAAGCAGACGGCGAGGAAGTCCACCGGCGGCAAGGCGCCGAGGAAGCAGCTGGCGACCAAGGCCGCCCGCAAGTCCGCCCCGGCCACCGGCGGCGTCAAGAAGCCGCACCGCTTCCGCCCCGGCACCGTCGCGCTCCGCGAGATCCGCAAGTACCAGAAGAGCACCGAGCTGCTCATCCGCAAGCTCCCCTTCCAGCGCCTGGTGAGGGAGATCGCCCAGGACTTCAAGACCGACCTCCGCTTCCAGTCCTCCGCCGTCTCCGCCCTGCAGGAGGCCGCCGAGTCCTACCTCGTGGGGCTCTTCGAGGACACCAACCTCTGCGCCATCCACGCCAAGCGCGTCACcatcatgcccaaggacatccaGCTTGCCCGCCGCATCCGTGGAGAGAGGGCCTAG